The genome window CGCGCTTCTCTGGCTTGTGCACTTGCGCTACAGGCCCCGGAATGCTCGTTGCCCGCATGCTGCTACCTTCGCCGCGGCCGCTAAGCTCGGCCGTCCTGGCCTCGTCGCAGACGCGCCGGTCGGATCCCCGCTTCGCGGGGCCCCTCCTCCTCGGCGCACTGCTCCAAGTGGCCCGGCCCGCGCCGTCCTGGCGCGGGCGCTCGCCGGGCGCGAGCAATGCTCGCGCTTCTCCGGCTCGCCCTTTACAATCGCGCGCCCTGTCTCCCTAAGCACCCGAGCATCCTCATGGCCTCCGTTGCCCAAGAGGTCGCCCGCCGCCGGACCTTCGCGATCATCTCGCATCCGGATGCCGGCAAGACCACCCTGACTGAGAAACTGCTGCTCTTCGGCGGCGCTATTCAGATGGCGGGCACCGTCAAGGGGCGGAAGTCGACGCGGCACGCGACCTCGGACTGGATGCAGCTGGAACAGCAGCGCGGCATCTCCGTGACGACTTCGGTGATGCAGTTCCCCTACGGCGACAAGATCATGAATCTTCTCGACACGCCGGGGCACGAGGACTTCTCCGAGGACACCTACCGCACGCTGACGGCGGTGGACTCGGCGCTGATGGTCATCGACGCGGCCAAGGGCGTGGAGCCGCGCACGATCAAGCTGATGGAGGTCTGCCGGCTGCGCGACACGCCCATCATCACCTTCGTCAACAAGCTGGACCGCGAAGGACGCCCGCCGCTGGAGCTGCTCGACGAGATCGAGAAGGTGCTCGGGCTGGCATGCGCGCCCATCACCTGGCCGGTGGGCATGGGACACGAGTTCAAGGGCGTCTACCATCTGCTCGAGGACTGCTTCTATCTCTATACCGGCGCCAAGGACCGCATATCGGACATCGAGAAGGTCGAGGGCCTGCACGCGCCAGGCATCGCCGAGCGCCTGGGGCGGCCCTATCAGCAGCTGCTGGAGGAGATCGAGCTGCTGCAGATGGCGGGCACCGAGTTCAACCTGGAGGACTACCGCGCGGCCAAGCTGACGCCGGTCTTCTTCGGCAGCGCCATCAACAGCTTCGGCGTCTCGGAATTGCTGGACGGCTTCGCCGAATGGGCGCCGCCGCCGCAGCCGCGCGAGGCCGAGCCGGCACCGGTGCCAGCGGACGCGGACTACTTCTCCGGCTTCGTCTTCAAGATCCAGGCCAACATGGATCCGAAGCACCGCGACCGCGTCGCCTTCATGCGTGTGTGCTCGGGTGTCTACGAGCGCGGCATGACGCTCCACAGCGTACGTATCGGCGCGCCGGTGCGCGTGTCCAGCGCGCTGATCTTCATGGCGGCGGAGCGCGACCACGTCGAGCGCGCCTACCCGGGCGACATCATCGGCCTGCACAACCACGGCACCATCGCCATCGGCGATTCCTTCTCCAGCGGCGATCCGGTGACCTTCACCGGCATCCCGGTGTTCGCGCCGGATCTGTTCCGTCGGGTGGTGCTGCGCGACCCGCTCAAGGCCAAGCAGCTCAACAAGGGCCTCGACCAGCTCTGCGAGGAGGGTGCGACGCAGGTCTACCGGCCGATTACGAATAACGACATCGTGCTGGGTGCTGTCGGTGTGCTGCAGTTCGACGTCGCCCAGCAGCGCCTGCGCGACGAGTACGGCGTCGAATGCAGCTTCGAGCCGGTAACCGTGCACACCGCGCGTTGGGTACAAGCACCGGATCAGAAGAGCCTCGACAAGTTCAAGGACGCCAACCAGCAGCGCCTGGCGCTGGACCACGGCGGCTACCTGGTCTATCTGGCCTCCAGCCGCGTGAACCTGCAGATGGCCG of Algiphilus aromaticivorans DG1253 contains these proteins:
- a CDS encoding peptide chain release factor 3, with the translated sequence MASVAQEVARRRTFAIISHPDAGKTTLTEKLLLFGGAIQMAGTVKGRKSTRHATSDWMQLEQQRGISVTTSVMQFPYGDKIMNLLDTPGHEDFSEDTYRTLTAVDSALMVIDAAKGVEPRTIKLMEVCRLRDTPIITFVNKLDREGRPPLELLDEIEKVLGLACAPITWPVGMGHEFKGVYHLLEDCFYLYTGAKDRISDIEKVEGLHAPGIAERLGRPYQQLLEEIELLQMAGTEFNLEDYRAAKLTPVFFGSAINSFGVSELLDGFAEWAPPPQPREAEPAPVPADADYFSGFVFKIQANMDPKHRDRVAFMRVCSGVYERGMTLHSVRIGAPVRVSSALIFMAAERDHVERAYPGDIIGLHNHGTIAIGDSFSSGDPVTFTGIPVFAPDLFRRVVLRDPLKAKQLNKGLDQLCEEGATQVYRPITNNDIVLGAVGVLQFDVAQQRLRDEYGVECSFEPVTVHTARWVQAPDQKSLDKFKDANQQRLALDHGGYLVYLASSRVNLQMAEERYPEITFSDTREQRFDAG